Proteins co-encoded in one Rhodothermaceae bacterium genomic window:
- the rpsJ gene encoding 30S ribosomal protein S10, with protein MTGQKIRIKLKSYDHSLIDKSTEKIIKTVKATGALVSGPIPLPTKKAVYTVLRSPHVNKKSREQFESRSHNRLIDILSTSTKTVDALLKLELPSGVDVEIKV; from the coding sequence ATGACAGGGCAAAAAATCCGTATCAAGCTCAAATCCTACGATCACTCGTTGATCGATAAGAGCACGGAGAAAATTATTAAGACGGTGAAAGCGACCGGCGCTTTGGTCAGTGGACCCATTCCGCTTCCGACCAAAAAGGCGGTGTATACCGTGCTGCGAAGCCCGCATGTAAATAAGAAAAGTCGGGAGCAATTCGAGAGCCGGAGTCATAATCGTCTTATCGATATACTCTCAACGAGCACCAAGACAGTGGATGCATTGCTCAAGCTTGAGCTTCCCAGTGGTGTTGATGTAGAAATCAAGGTGTAA
- a CDS encoding 50S ribosomal protein L3: MSGMIGKKVGMTSIFDAAGNNIPCTVIEAGPNHVVQVKRHDGQDGYDAVQLGFGARKERRTSKALNGHFQAAGVSPQRVLKEFEWAGDMPEVGDEVRVENIFVEGEMIDVAGLSKGKGFQGVVRRHGFHGVNDRTHGQHNRERAPGSIGASSDPSRVIKGMRMAGQMGNARVTVKNLDVTRIIPEHNLLLVRGAVPGPVDGVVELFKQG, translated from the coding sequence ATGAGTGGAATGATTGGTAAAAAGGTTGGCATGACCAGCATCTTTGATGCAGCGGGAAATAATATTCCCTGCACCGTCATTGAAGCTGGCCCAAACCACGTCGTGCAGGTCAAACGGCACGATGGACAGGACGGGTATGATGCCGTCCAACTCGGATTTGGCGCCCGTAAAGAACGACGGACAAGTAAAGCATTGAATGGCCATTTTCAGGCGGCAGGGGTTTCCCCTCAGCGTGTACTCAAGGAGTTTGAGTGGGCTGGTGATATGCCGGAGGTCGGAGATGAGGTTCGTGTAGAGAATATTTTTGTGGAGGGGGAGATGATTGATGTTGCGGGATTGAGTAAGGGGAAAGGGTTTCAGGGTGTTGTTCGGCGTCATGGTTTTCACGGGGTGAACGACCGGACCCACGGACAGCATAACCGCGAACGTGCACCTGGATCTATCGGTGCTTCCAGTGATCCCTCGAGGGTGATCAAGGGAATGCGTATGGCAGGTCAAATGGGAAACGCGCGTGTCACGGTCAAAAACCTCGATGTGACCCGCATTATCCCTGAACATAATCTGTTGTTGGTTCGTGGTGCGGTTCCAGGACCGGTCGATGGAGTGGTAGAACTATTTAAACAAGGCTGA
- the rplD gene encoding 50S ribosomal protein L4: MKLDVYQHNGSPAGRKIALDAAVFGIDPNDHVLWLDVRRTQAAARQGTHKTKERGEVKGSTRKLYRQKGTGMARAGNAASPLRRGGGRIFGPRPHRYNVRLSKKVRRNARCSALTYKAREDAIRVVDPLNYESPNTRALLTLLGNLELEGQPVLIVTASNRPELFRSSRNLDRVVVREARNVSTEDILRARILVCEEDALAVWSNLWASTLSN; encoded by the coding sequence ATGAAGTTGGACGTTTATCAGCATAATGGATCGCCTGCAGGTCGGAAGATTGCCCTCGACGCGGCAGTTTTTGGTATAGACCCAAATGATCATGTTCTGTGGTTAGATGTGCGCAGAACTCAAGCTGCAGCGCGCCAGGGTACCCATAAAACCAAAGAACGTGGAGAGGTCAAAGGATCAACCCGCAAGCTTTACCGCCAGAAAGGTACCGGGATGGCACGTGCCGGGAATGCGGCTTCTCCGCTACGAAGAGGTGGAGGGAGAATTTTTGGTCCGCGGCCACATCGGTACAATGTGCGGCTCAGTAAGAAAGTACGTCGCAATGCCAGATGCTCCGCACTCACCTACAAGGCTCGCGAAGACGCGATCCGTGTGGTGGATCCTCTGAACTATGAATCCCCCAACACGCGTGCACTGCTCACTCTTCTGGGGAATCTGGAACTGGAGGGGCAGCCGGTACTGATCGTGACGGCTTCCAATCGCCCTGAACTATTTCGCTCTAGCAGAAATTTGGACCGCGTTGTGGTACGTGAAGCTCGTAACGTAAGCACCGAGGATATTCTCCGCGCCCGGATATTGGTGTGTGAGGAGGATGCCCTCGCGGTATGGAGCAATCTTTGGGCCTCAACGCTAAGCAACTGA
- a CDS encoding 50S ribosomal protein L23, with translation MSRQVLIRPLVTEKLSAQMEEGHYAFIVDSKANKIEIKQAVRERFPAVKIKEVRTINVRGKYRRQMTRQGVRLGRTASYKKAIVTLMPDSEQIDFFESI, from the coding sequence ATGAGTCGACAAGTATTGATCCGGCCTTTGGTTACCGAGAAACTCTCCGCACAGATGGAAGAGGGACACTACGCGTTTATCGTAGATTCGAAGGCCAATAAAATCGAAATCAAGCAGGCCGTACGGGAGAGATTTCCAGCGGTCAAGATCAAGGAAGTACGTACGATCAATGTGCGCGGCAAGTATCGCCGCCAGATGACGCGTCAGGGGGTCAGACTCGGACGAACCGCCAGCTATAAAAAGGCGATTGTGACGCTGATGCCGGACAGTGAGCAGATTGACTTCTTCGAGAGCATATAG
- the rplB gene encoding 50S ribosomal protein L2, whose translation MAIRKLNPVTPGQRQRSVSAFDQITDSTPKKKLLRPVKRRGGRNSTGRIMVRHQGGRHKRRYRVIDFRRNKDDIPARVASIQYDPNRSARIALLVYADGDKRYVIAPDKLAVDQQVQNGPDAPPEIGNCLPLGRIPLGTFVHAIEMKPGKGAQLARSAGTFAQMTAREGKYVTLKLPSGEVRRILAECRATIGTTSNPDHMNIDLGKAGRRRWMGVRPKVRGVAMNPVDHPMGGGEGKASGGHPRSPSGVPAKGYKTRKRKSASDKYIVRRRDAKRR comes from the coding sequence ATGGCGATTCGAAAACTTAATCCGGTTACTCCTGGGCAGCGTCAGCGCTCGGTGTCTGCTTTTGATCAGATTACCGACAGCACGCCGAAAAAGAAGCTTTTACGCCCAGTCAAACGCCGTGGCGGCCGTAACTCTACCGGGCGTATCATGGTACGCCATCAGGGAGGACGGCATAAGCGACGCTACCGGGTGATTGATTTCCGGCGCAACAAGGATGACATCCCTGCCCGCGTCGCAAGCATCCAGTATGATCCAAATCGGTCAGCGAGGATTGCATTGCTGGTCTATGCAGATGGCGACAAGCGTTATGTCATTGCACCGGATAAACTTGCAGTGGACCAGCAGGTCCAAAATGGTCCTGATGCACCGCCGGAGATTGGTAATTGTCTGCCATTGGGAAGGATCCCTTTGGGGACTTTCGTGCATGCAATTGAGATGAAGCCTGGTAAAGGTGCTCAGCTTGCACGTTCTGCGGGTACATTTGCCCAGATGACCGCCCGCGAGGGCAAGTATGTTACGCTGAAACTGCCCAGCGGAGAAGTTCGTCGAATTCTTGCTGAGTGCAGGGCAACGATCGGCACAACCAGTAACCCGGATCACATGAATATTGATTTGGGCAAAGCCGGTCGCCGACGCTGGATGGGGGTTCGGCCCAAGGTCAGGGGAGTTGCCATGAACCCGGTTGATCATCCGATGGGCGGTGGAGAAGGAAAGGCGAGTGGAGGACATCCGCGCTCTCCTTCGGGGGTTCCGGCCAAAGGATACAAGACCCGTAAGCGTAAGTCCGCTTCAGACAAGTACATCGTGCGTCGACGTGACGCCAAACGCAGATAA
- the rpsS gene encoding 30S ribosomal protein S19: MARSLKKGPFVHHKLQRKVDQLNQTDKKKVVKTWSRASMITPDFVGHTFAVHNGRQFIPVYVTENMVGHRLGEFSPTRNFRGHAGSKKDRRGS, translated from the coding sequence ATGGCGCGATCTCTCAAGAAAGGACCTTTTGTTCACCATAAGCTTCAACGTAAGGTGGACCAGCTGAATCAGACGGATAAGAAAAAGGTAGTGAAAACCTGGAGTCGTGCATCTATGATTACCCCGGATTTTGTGGGGCATACATTCGCGGTTCACAATGGGAGACAGTTTATTCCGGTTTACGTGACCGAAAATATGGTGGGACACCGCCTGGGTGAATTTTCCCCGACGAGAAATTTCCGTGGTCACGCCGGGTCCAAAAAAGACAGACGGGGGAGCTAA
- a CDS encoding 50S ribosomal protein L22, producing MEARAIRKYIPSSPRKMRRIVNVVRGQSVPEALNILHFLPHAATRPVSLAIRSAVHNLMDKNPDERFDENDLFVKEIRVDEGPVLKRIRPAARGRAHPIRKRMSHLTVTVQAEI from the coding sequence ATGGAGGCACGCGCAATACGTAAATATATTCCCAGTTCGCCACGTAAGATGCGGCGCATTGTCAATGTGGTTCGGGGCCAATCGGTTCCTGAGGCGCTGAATATACTGCATTTTCTGCCGCATGCTGCGACCAGGCCTGTATCTCTGGCCATCCGGTCAGCGGTACATAATCTCATGGATAAAAATCCAGACGAGAGGTTCGACGAGAATGATCTTTTCGTGAAGGAAATCAGGGTGGATGAAGGCCCTGTACTTAAACGGATTCGACCCGCCGCTCGTGGTCGGGCACACCCGATCCGCAAGCGTATGAGCCATCTAACCGTAACTGTTCAAGCCGAAATCTAG
- the rpsC gene encoding 30S ribosomal protein S3, with amino-acid sequence MGQKTHPVGFRLGTIRGWDSNWYARKKDIAAKLFEDEELRRYLTARLKRAGLSRVVIERTPKRIIFTLHTSRPGVVIGRGGQEVEKLREELKRITTKEIQININEIKRPELDASLVAQNVAQQLEGRISFRRAMKQALQGAMRMGAQGIRIKVSGRLGGAEMGRVEQYLEGRVPLHTIRADIDYAEATAYSIYGTTGVKVWVYRGEILGRPDLSPNVQAQRQQLRQMQTGGRGSESSKARDRRRGSRGGRGARAGRQGGGRRGGNRQ; translated from the coding sequence ATGGGTCAGAAAACACATCCAGTTGGCTTTCGTCTCGGCACCATCCGAGGCTGGGATTCGAACTGGTATGCCAGAAAGAAAGATATTGCTGCCAAGCTCTTTGAAGACGAAGAACTGCGCCGCTATCTCACGGCTCGGCTAAAGCGTGCCGGTCTCAGTCGTGTTGTGATTGAACGTACACCGAAGCGGATCATCTTCACGCTCCACACCAGCCGGCCAGGTGTCGTTATCGGCCGAGGAGGCCAAGAAGTCGAAAAATTGCGTGAGGAGCTCAAGCGGATCACGACCAAGGAGATCCAGATCAATATCAATGAGATCAAACGGCCAGAATTGGACGCCAGTCTGGTTGCGCAAAATGTGGCACAACAGCTTGAAGGACGGATTTCCTTCCGGCGTGCTATGAAGCAGGCACTCCAGGGGGCGATGCGTATGGGAGCACAGGGGATTCGGATTAAAGTGAGCGGGCGGCTTGGCGGTGCCGAAATGGGACGGGTTGAACAGTATCTGGAGGGGCGTGTGCCGCTGCATACGATTCGTGCTGATATTGATTACGCAGAGGCGACCGCGTATTCGATTTATGGAACCACGGGAGTGAAAGTATGGGTTTACCGTGGTGAAATACTTGGGCGACCAGATCTTAGTCCGAACGTGCAGGCCCAGCGCCAGCAATTGCGTCAAATGCAGACGGGAGGACGTGGCAGTGAAAGCAGTAAGGCTCGGGATCGCCGCCGCGGGAGCCGTGGGGGTCGTGGAGCCCGTGCAGGTCGTCAAGGCGGTGGACGTAGAGGTGGGAATCGACAATAG
- the rplP gene encoding 50S ribosomal protein L16 produces MLMPKRTKYRKQQKGRIKGNATRGARVNFGDFAIKALEPGRISSRQIEAARIAMTRRMKRVGKVYIRIFPDKPITSKPAEVRMGKGKGAIDHWAAPVHPGRILFEIGGGVPLELAKESMRLAQQKLPIKTKFVVRPDYVEN; encoded by the coding sequence ATGTTGATGCCAAAGCGGACGAAGTACCGCAAGCAACAAAAAGGCAGGATCAAAGGGAATGCAACACGCGGTGCACGTGTGAATTTTGGGGATTTTGCGATCAAAGCTCTTGAGCCAGGACGGATTTCCAGTCGACAGATTGAAGCCGCGAGAATTGCAATGACTCGACGGATGAAACGTGTGGGGAAGGTCTATATTCGAATTTTTCCCGACAAGCCGATCACCAGCAAGCCCGCAGAGGTTCGGATGGGGAAAGGCAAGGGTGCCATCGATCATTGGGCAGCGCCTGTTCATCCCGGTCGGATCCTGTTCGAGATTGGTGGAGGAGTCCCCCTCGAGCTTGCAAAGGAATCCATGCGGTTGGCTCAGCAAAAATTGCCAATCAAAACCAAGTTTGTTGTGCGGCCTGACTATGTGGAGAATTAG
- a CDS encoding 50S ribosomal protein L29 — protein sequence MKATEVRALSIEEVQERIREEEEQLAELKFRHAIAQLENPMLLREKRHFLARMKTILKEQAAEDKHE from the coding sequence ATGAAAGCAACTGAAGTACGAGCCCTCAGCATCGAGGAGGTGCAGGAGCGGATTCGTGAAGAAGAAGAGCAATTGGCCGAATTAAAATTCAGACATGCCATTGCACAATTGGAGAACCCGATGCTGCTTAGAGAAAAACGTCACTTTCTAGCACGCATGAAAACAATTCTTAAGGAGCAGGCTGCCGAGGATAAACATGAGTGA
- the rpsQ gene encoding 30S ribosomal protein S17 — MSDVKRSSRKERTGIVLSDKMNKTIVVGIQRQVRHPIYGKFIKKTGRLFAHDEQEQAREGDTVRINEVRPLSKKKRWRLLEIVERAK, encoded by the coding sequence ATGAGTGATGTAAAAAGATCTTCCCGGAAAGAGCGTACCGGGATTGTTCTTAGTGACAAGATGAACAAGACGATCGTGGTCGGTATTCAGCGCCAGGTTCGACATCCGATTTACGGAAAGTTTATCAAGAAAACCGGACGCCTGTTCGCACATGACGAGCAGGAACAGGCTCGCGAGGGTGATACGGTGCGAATCAACGAAGTCAGACCATTGAGTAAGAAGAAGCGATGGCGTCTGTTGGAAATTGTGGAACGTGCGAAATAA
- the rplN gene encoding 50S ribosomal protein L14: MIQQESRLAVADNSGAKEVLCIRVLGGSGRRYARIGDRIVVSVKSAIPGGDVKKGDVSRAVVVRTRKELRRTDGSYIRFDENAAVLLNAQGEPRGTRIFGPVARELREKQYMRIVSLAPEVI, translated from the coding sequence ATGATACAACAAGAGTCCAGATTAGCCGTAGCGGACAATAGCGGTGCAAAAGAAGTGCTGTGTATCCGTGTTTTGGGAGGAAGCGGCCGGCGTTATGCACGGATCGGAGATCGTATTGTGGTCTCCGTGAAGTCTGCGATTCCTGGTGGCGATGTCAAAAAGGGGGATGTATCCAGAGCCGTTGTCGTGCGGACACGCAAAGAATTACGTCGTACGGATGGGTCTTATATCCGATTTGACGAAAACGCAGCGGTTCTGCTGAATGCTCAGGGAGAGCCCAGAGGTACTAGAATTTTTGGACCGGTGGCACGGGAATTACGCGAAAAACAGTATATGCGTATTGTTTCCCTGGCTCCAGAGGTGATTTAG
- the rplX gene encoding 50S ribosomal protein L24: MGQSRRKTKKPHVKKGDMVMLTKSITASKGSPDRDQGYVGKVLRVFPDEGRVIVEGVNLRIRHTRPNQVYPQGGRVQREMSIHISNVQPVDSNGLATRIGRKRIEDPETGRGEWIRYAKSTGEELN, encoded by the coding sequence ATGGGTCAATCACGACGAAAAACGAAGAAACCCCATGTCAAAAAAGGAGACATGGTCATGTTGACAAAGTCGATCACGGCTTCCAAGGGAAGTCCTGACCGGGATCAGGGATACGTTGGAAAAGTTCTTCGCGTTTTTCCCGACGAAGGGCGTGTGATTGTAGAAGGGGTCAATCTGCGGATCCGCCATACCCGTCCCAATCAGGTCTACCCACAGGGCGGCCGTGTGCAGCGTGAAATGTCTATTCATATTTCCAATGTACAGCCCGTGGACAGCAACGGTCTGGCAACACGAATCGGACGTAAACGAATTGAAGATCCGGAAACGGGTCGGGGAGAATGGATTCGTTATGCAAAATCAACGGGAGAGGAGTTGAATTAG
- the rplE gene encoding 50S ribosomal protein L5: MAQYEPRLKTRYKSEIIEQLTKQFSYGNRMQVPRLVKITVNKGVGEATQNQKLLDGAVDELRRITGQQPIVRRARKSVSNFKLREGMPIGASVTLRGDRMWEFLDRLITLALPRVRDFRGVPDGSFDGRGNYSLGIKEQIIFPEINVDQIERISGLGLTFVTSASSDEEAFALLRELGMPFVRRQSAAA; the protein is encoded by the coding sequence ATGGCACAGTATGAACCGCGTTTGAAGACGCGATACAAATCAGAAATTATTGAGCAGTTGACTAAGCAGTTCTCTTACGGGAACCGGATGCAGGTTCCGCGCCTGGTCAAGATCACGGTCAATAAAGGTGTCGGTGAGGCTACCCAGAATCAAAAGCTTTTGGATGGCGCAGTGGATGAGCTCCGGCGGATCACTGGCCAGCAGCCGATTGTGCGACGTGCACGCAAGAGTGTTTCGAATTTCAAGCTTCGTGAGGGGATGCCAATCGGTGCCAGTGTCACGCTTCGCGGGGATCGTATGTGGGAATTCCTGGATCGGTTGATCACGCTGGCCTTGCCACGGGTACGGGATTTTCGTGGTGTCCCTGATGGAAGTTTCGATGGTCGGGGGAATTACTCTTTGGGAATCAAGGAGCAAATTATTTTCCCTGAAATCAATGTGGATCAAATCGAGCGCATATCGGGTCTTGGACTTACGTTTGTGACAAGTGCATCCTCGGATGAAGAAGCTTTTGCGCTTCTCAGGGAGCTGGGGATGCCATTTGTACGTCGACAGAGCGCAGCCGCCTGA
- the rpsN gene encoding 30S ribosomal protein S14 translates to MAKKSVIARQKKRERMVAQYADRRAELRAKGDYEGLQMLPRDASPSRLRNRCQLTGRSRGYIRVYGLSRIAFRDMARAGKIPGIRKSSW, encoded by the coding sequence ATGGCAAAAAAGAGTGTTATAGCCCGACAGAAGAAGCGCGAGCGGATGGTTGCGCAATATGCTGACCGCAGAGCGGAGCTGCGAGCCAAAGGCGATTATGAGGGCCTGCAGATGCTTCCGCGTGATGCAAGTCCATCAAGATTGCGCAATCGGTGTCAACTGACGGGGCGTTCACGCGGGTATATCAGGGTGTATGGTCTGTCAAGAATTGCATTCCGTGACATGGCCCGGGCCGGGAAAATTCCGGGAATTCGTAAATCAAGTTGGTGA
- the rpsH gene encoding 30S ribosomal protein S8: protein MGVITDPVGDYLARLRNAQMAGHRYTDVPASRIKRAITQILKDKGYITRFLNVDDEGQGRLRIYLKYDRHGSGAIRSMKRISKPGLRVYAKADKLPRVENGLGVAILSTSQGVMTDKEAERIHVGGEVLAHVF, encoded by the coding sequence ATGGGGGTTATTACAGATCCGGTTGGAGACTACCTTGCCAGACTGCGGAATGCGCAGATGGCAGGACATAGGTACACAGACGTTCCGGCATCCCGGATTAAGCGGGCGATTACTCAGATCTTGAAAGACAAAGGGTACATTACGCGGTTTTTGAACGTTGATGATGAAGGTCAGGGGCGTTTGCGCATTTATCTCAAGTATGATCGCCATGGGAGTGGCGCGATCCGATCAATGAAGCGGATATCCAAGCCAGGTTTGAGAGTATATGCGAAAGCAGATAAGTTGCCTCGAGTTGAGAACGGACTTGGCGTTGCCATCTTGTCTACTTCACAGGGGGTGATGACCGATAAAGAAGCCGAGCGCATTCATGTAGGTGGTGAAGTGCTCGCACATGTGTTTTAA